One Halanaerobiales bacterium genomic region harbors:
- a CDS encoding histidinol-phosphatase, translating to MYLIDYHTHPLSHLEKRVRPFHNVKLLKEFVKKAENKGIKELGFSDHDQFIDDFNWENLLKIKRESKINIKLGLEIDFISEEKERIKKNINKYDFDYIIGSVHKINRWPVDHPDYIEGYKEWNLKKLYKEYFSIVEEMVKCNLFDIIGHIDLIKIFDNKIPKKDLNKIIKNLLVIIKEKNIAIEINTNGYNKPVNEFYPSDYILKKIIKMDIPIVFGSDAHTPDRVGENIENVYNKLKKFDVKKIATFTKRKRSDVDVF from the coding sequence ATGTATTTAATTGACTATCATACTCATCCCTTATCACATTTAGAAAAAAGAGTTAGACCTTTTCATAATGTAAAATTATTAAAAGAATTTGTTAAAAAAGCTGAAAATAAAGGTATAAAAGAACTTGGATTTTCTGATCATGATCAATTTATTGATGATTTTAATTGGGAGAACTTACTAAAAATAAAAAGAGAAAGTAAAATAAATATAAAATTAGGATTAGAAATAGATTTTATTAGTGAAGAAAAAGAAAGAATCAAAAAAAATATAAATAAGTATGATTTTGATTATATTATTGGATCAGTACATAAAATAAATAGATGGCCTGTAGATCATCCAGATTATATAGAAGGTTATAAAGAATGGAATCTAAAAAAATTATATAAAGAATATTTTTCTATAGTTGAAGAAATGGTAAAATGTAATTTATTTGATATTATAGGACATATAGATTTAATTAAAATTTTCGATAATAAAATACCTAAAAAGGATTTAAATAAGATTATAAAAAATTTATTAGTAATAATTAAAGAAAAAAATATAGCTATTGAAATTAATACAAATGGTTATAACAAACCGGTTAACGAATTTTATCCTTCAGATTATATATTGAAAAAAATTATTAAAATGGATATCCCTATTGTATTTGGTTCAGATGCTCATACTCCTGATCGAGTAGGAGAAAATATAGAAAATGTATATAATAAGTTAAAAAAATTTGATGTAAAAAAAATTGCTACTTTTACTAAACGAAAAAGGAGCGATGTAGATGTTTTTTGA
- the miaA gene encoding tRNA (adenosine(37)-N6)-dimethylallyltransferase MiaA gives MSNNQVLKNYINKLQKKDNLRYPLFVILGPTAVGKTELSLKLAEILNAEIISADSMQIYKEMNIGTAKISKKIREKIPHHMIDIIEPNKNFSVADYQEYIDNLIPEIINKGKVPLMVGGTGLYINAVVDGFMLPDMEPNHDLRKDLRQKANKYGNEYVHDILKEIDPPLAKKLHPNDLRRVIRGIEIYEITGKTKSYYKAKQENKKERYKTIKIGLKRDREELYQRINERVEKMVEKGLIEEVKYLKNKYNLSKTAVQALGYKEIIAYLNDEYDIEEAKRIIKRDSRHYAKKQLSFFKRDEKINWFNLSNVKQTKILKKIFTLVNKKYQV, from the coding sequence ATGAGCAATAATCAGGTTTTAAAAAATTATATTAATAAATTACAAAAAAAAGATAATTTAAGATATCCTTTATTCGTAATTTTAGGTCCTACTGCAGTTGGAAAAACAGAATTATCTTTGAAATTGGCAGAAATTTTAAACGCTGAAATTATTTCTGCAGATTCTATGCAGATTTATAAAGAAATGAATATTGGGACAGCAAAAATTTCTAAAAAAATAAGAGAGAAAATTCCGCATCATATGATTGATATTATTGAACCCAATAAGAATTTTTCAGTTGCTGATTATCAAGAATATATTGATAATTTAATTCCTGAAATAATAAATAAAGGTAAGGTTCCTCTAATGGTTGGAGGAACAGGATTATATATTAATGCTGTGGTTGATGGATTTATGTTACCGGATATGGAACCAAATCATGATTTGAGAAAAGATTTAAGACAAAAAGCAAATAAATATGGTAATGAATATGTTCATGATATATTAAAAGAAATTGATCCACCTTTAGCAAAAAAACTTCATCCTAATGATTTACGTCGTGTAATTAGAGGAATAGAAATATATGAAATAACCGGAAAAACAAAAAGTTATTATAAAGCTAAACAGGAAAATAAAAAAGAAAGATATAAAACTATAAAAATAGGTTTAAAAAGAGATAGAGAAGAGTTATATCAAAGAATTAATGAAAGAGTAGAAAAGATGGTTGAAAAGGGATTAATTGAAGAAGTAAAATATTTAAAAAACAAATATAATTTAAGCAAAACTGCCGTTCAAGCTTTGGGGTATAAAGAGATTATAGCATATTTAAATGATGAATATGATATAGAGGAAGCTAAAAGAATAATTAAAAGAGATAGTAGACATTATGCAAAAAAACAATTAAGTTTTTTCAAAAGAGATGAAAAGATAAATTGGTTCAATTTATCTAATGTAAAGCAAACTAAAATATTAAAGAAAATATTTACATTAGTAAATAAAAAATATCAAGTATAA
- the dapF gene encoding diaminopimelate epimerase, producing the protein MKHLDFLKIHGIGNDFILVDGRKINLDYKPLALKLCPRHFSIGADGLIILENANNYNNDYKMRIFNPDGSEAEMCGNGIRTLIHFIKYLGINNKKNYNIETKAGIIRTEVLSYNDKFSKIKVNMGKAKFHKDKIPANVDNKSEINDHKVIINGNEVFLNSLSIGNPHTVVYVNNIDEVPLVKWGKEIENHEIFPDNTNVEFVKIINKNNLEMRVWERGVGETLACGTGACASAVMSAKKGYTSNNVNVKLKGGNLKINLKDDIIYMTGNAKLVFEGKVKIE; encoded by the coding sequence ATGAAGCATTTAGATTTTCTCAAAATACATGGTATTGGTAATGACTTTATATTAGTTGATGGTAGAAAAATAAATTTAGATTATAAGCCTTTAGCTTTAAAATTATGTCCTAGACATTTTAGTATTGGGGCTGATGGTTTAATAATTTTGGAGAATGCTAATAATTATAATAATGATTATAAAATGAGGATATTTAATCCTGATGGTAGTGAAGCTGAAATGTGTGGTAATGGTATAAGAACTTTAATACATTTTATTAAATACTTAGGAATAAATAATAAAAAAAATTATAATATAGAAACTAAAGCTGGTATTATAAGAACTGAAGTACTTTCATATAATGATAAATTTAGTAAAATTAAAGTCAATATGGGAAAAGCTAAATTTCATAAAGATAAAATACCAGCTAATGTAGACAATAAATCTGAAATTAATGATCATAAAGTTATTATTAATGGAAATGAAGTATTTTTAAATTCTTTATCTATTGGAAATCCTCACACAGTAGTATATGTAAATAATATTGATGAAGTTCCTTTAGTAAAATGGGGAAAAGAAATAGAAAACCATGAAATATTTCCTGATAATACAAATGTAGAATTTGTTAAAATTATTAATAAAAATAATTTAGAAATGAGAGTTTGGGAAAGAGGAGTTGGTGAAACATTAGCCTGTGGTACTGGAGCATGTGCTTCAGCAGTTATGTCAGCTAAAAAAGGTTATACTTCTAATAATGTTAATGTAAAATTAAAAGGCGGAAACCTAAAAATAAATTTAAAAGATGATATTATTTATATGACTGGAAATGCAAAATTAGTATTTGAAGGAAAAGTAAAAATTGAATAA
- the hfq gene encoding RNA chaperone Hfq: MSNKYDLQNNLLNYVRKNEIPLIVYLTNGFQLRGKVLGFDNFTIIIEENDKEKLIYKHAISTIETVKNIENFDQLLKGNSEQ, from the coding sequence ATGTCTAATAAATATGATTTACAAAATAATCTTTTAAATTATGTTAGGAAAAATGAAATTCCTCTTATAGTTTATTTAACAAATGGATTCCAATTACGAGGTAAAGTTCTTGGATTTGATAATTTTACAATAATTATTGAAGAAAATGATAAGGAAAAATTAATTTACAAACATGCTATTTCTACTATTGAAACAGTTAAAAATATTGAAAATTTTGATCAATTACTTAAAGGAAATTCTGAACAGTAA